The genome window CGGTGGGTATTGGTCCAGTACGGCCAGCAGGTGACCAGGGTCAGCCGCTCCTCGGGGGTGGGGGCGATGTGCTGGGCGTTGGCGCGGCGCTGTTCCTCGGTGGCGCTGGCCTCGGGCAGGATGAGCTTTTCCGCGACCTGATAAGTGAACTCGCCGCCGTCCTCTGTGTACAGAGTGATGAGGTCGCCGGCCTGCAGGTCCACCAGATAACGGAAGACCTCGCCCTCGATGTTATGATGGCCGGAGAGGACGATGTTGCCGCCCTGGCCGGGGTAGGCGCTGTTCTTGTGGTGGCCGGCGGCGTAGGAAGCCGTCTCCCACTCACTGCGCATCTGTCCGTCCTTCTCCACCAGCACCCAGCCCACCTCGACCACCGGGGCGTCCAGCTTGATGGCCGGCGCGACGATGCGCACGATCTTGCGAGGCATGGGCGTCGGCGTCACCGTCGGGGTGGGCGTGAGGGTGGGCGTGGCGGTAGGCGGGACCGGGGTATGGGTGGCCGGCACGGGCGTATAAGTCGCCGTGGCTGTCCATGTGGGCGTGGGCGTTGCGGTCG of Anaerolineae bacterium contains these proteins:
- a CDS encoding sortase, translating into MEVSSSRNRKLGNWLIAVGLLVLALAASFLVRDMLRQREAMAQLQTISATATALAALPTATATPTPTWTATATYTPVPATHTPVPPTATPTLTPTPTVTPTPMPRKIVRIVAPAIKLDAPVVEVGWVLVEKDGQMRSEWETASYAAGHHKNSAYPGQGGNIVLSGHHNIEGEVFRYLVDLQAGDLITLYTEDGGEFTYQVAEKLILPEASATEEQRRANAQHIAPTPEERLTLVTCWPYWTNTHRLIIIAKPLPATPTP